One genomic segment of Paenibacillus xylanexedens includes these proteins:
- a CDS encoding beta-galactosidase: protein MAKSIQLDELKMGVCYYPEHWSEALWEDDFRRMKEMNITVIRMAEFAWSIFEPEEDQFDFSFFQKALDLAHQYGLSVILGTPTATPPAWLTSKYPEVLNANKDGVLYQHGMRRHTNYSSPIYRQQCEKIVRNMVIAYKDHPALIGWQIDNEFNCHMDVFYAEADHVAFREWLKDRYESLENLNQAWGTVFWSQTYTDWEQVHLTRNMVSQSPNPHLALDEKRFISANTISFAKLQVDIIRELDPEHWITTNGMFGHLDNHEMTEDLLDFFSYDSYPQFATIFPGTDDNSLQDRAWSMKLSNVRNMSPNFCVMEQQSGPGGWVDSIGMGTPRPGQIRLWSYQSVLHGTDLLVYFRWRTATFGTEMYWHGINDYHNQPNRRVREVAQVGEEFARIGRVIAGTTYQADVAILQDYDNIWDGELDEWHGPLQQQSVRSWYKQLQYRHIPMDMVTLQPTTTLEELSEYKVIIYAHPAIMTDETAELLQAYVSQGGTLFFGARTGYKDLKGHCYMRPFPGAVAELCGVTVEDFTLIKGTIPAAKLQWSGASERLQEGTSTAGFNEVLHVEHADVQVMAEYTSEYYAGSPALTKRTVGQGQVWYYGAAYNEPVVDALLEEIELSSPVGDLVEVPSEVELGIRSGKDKAYVFLLNYSDQQVPIKLKKQAKELLSGTTLQNEINMPAYGVFIFEIDLPH from the coding sequence GTGGCAAAATCAATCCAATTGGATGAATTAAAAATGGGGGTCTGTTATTACCCTGAGCACTGGTCGGAAGCGTTGTGGGAGGACGATTTCCGTAGAATGAAAGAGATGAATATCACAGTTATTCGGATGGCTGAATTTGCATGGTCCATCTTTGAGCCGGAAGAAGACCAGTTCGATTTTAGTTTTTTCCAGAAGGCACTGGATCTGGCGCATCAATATGGTTTGAGCGTTATTTTGGGAACACCTACTGCAACTCCACCAGCGTGGTTAACATCCAAATATCCAGAAGTATTAAACGCAAATAAAGACGGGGTGTTGTATCAACACGGTATGCGGCGTCATACCAACTACAGCAGCCCAATCTACAGACAGCAATGTGAGAAAATCGTGCGTAATATGGTGATTGCCTATAAAGATCATCCGGCTCTCATTGGATGGCAGATCGATAACGAATTCAATTGTCATATGGATGTTTTCTATGCTGAGGCTGACCATGTCGCCTTCCGTGAATGGTTAAAGGATCGTTATGAATCGTTAGAGAATCTGAACCAAGCATGGGGAACCGTTTTCTGGAGTCAGACCTATACGGACTGGGAGCAAGTTCACCTTACCCGAAATATGGTCAGCCAATCGCCAAATCCTCATTTGGCATTAGATGAAAAGAGATTCATCTCAGCTAATACCATTTCATTTGCCAAGCTTCAGGTGGACATCATTCGGGAACTGGACCCGGAACATTGGATCACAACAAACGGTATGTTTGGACACTTGGATAATCATGAAATGACAGAAGACCTGTTGGATTTCTTCTCTTATGATTCGTATCCGCAGTTTGCTACGATCTTTCCAGGGACAGACGACAATTCATTGCAAGATCGGGCCTGGAGCATGAAACTGTCGAACGTACGCAACATGTCACCGAACTTCTGCGTCATGGAACAACAGTCTGGGCCAGGAGGCTGGGTTGACAGTATAGGCATGGGTACGCCAAGACCGGGACAGATCCGATTATGGTCGTATCAATCTGTTCTTCATGGAACAGATCTGCTCGTCTACTTCCGCTGGCGGACGGCAACATTTGGCACGGAGATGTACTGGCATGGCATCAATGATTACCATAATCAACCCAACAGAAGGGTACGCGAGGTTGCACAAGTAGGGGAAGAGTTTGCCAGGATCGGGCGTGTTATTGCGGGCACTACATATCAAGCCGATGTTGCGATCCTACAGGATTACGATAACATCTGGGACGGAGAGTTGGACGAGTGGCACGGTCCGCTTCAGCAACAGAGTGTACGCTCCTGGTATAAGCAGCTTCAGTATCGTCATATTCCGATGGACATGGTTACACTGCAACCAACGACTACACTGGAAGAGTTATCTGAATATAAGGTGATCATCTATGCTCACCCGGCCATCATGACAGACGAGACAGCAGAACTTCTGCAAGCCTATGTCAGTCAAGGAGGCACTCTGTTTTTTGGTGCTCGCACCGGATATAAGGATCTCAAGGGGCATTGTTACATGAGACCGTTCCCTGGGGCTGTCGCTGAGTTGTGTGGTGTAACCGTAGAGGACTTTACCTTAATCAAAGGAACCATTCCAGCAGCCAAACTGCAATGGAGTGGGGCGAGTGAGCGGCTTCAGGAGGGAACGTCAACGGCCGGATTTAACGAAGTTCTTCATGTGGAGCATGCTGATGTGCAGGTCATGGCTGAGTATACATCTGAATATTATGCAGGTAGTCCTGCATTGACCAAACGTACGGTAGGTCAGGGGCAAGTATGGTATTATGGAGCGGCTTACAATGAACCGGTCGTAGATGCTCTCCTGGAAGAAATAGAGCTATCTTCACCTGTGGGTGATCTGGTAGAGGTACCGTCCGAAGTTGAGCTTGGTATCCGTTCTGGTAAGGATAAAGCTTATGTCTTTTTACTCAACTACTCGGATCAACAAGTCCCCATTAAGCTTAAGAAACAAGCAAAAGAGTTACTGTCAGGTACAACACTTCAGAATGAGATCAACATGCCCGCGTATGGTGTGTTCATTTTTGAGATCGATTTGCCACATTAA
- a CDS encoding amino acid ABC transporter ATP-binding protein — MITLTNIHKTFGKQEVLKGIDLTVEQGDVVAILGPSGSGKTTLLRCVNFLERADEGEVQISGLTVDCKHARKHDIVQLRRKTAMVFQHYNLFKHKTVLDNVTEGLIIAQKMSKAAARTRALRVLEQVGLSAKINEYPSMLSGGQQQRVGIARALALNPEVILFDEPTSALDPELVGEVLSVIRSIAQEGITMIVVTHEMGFAREVANRVVFMDGGSVVEEGTPEEVFVRPKQERTRQFLSRYSSDWSYVI, encoded by the coding sequence ATGATTACACTAACCAACATACACAAAACTTTTGGCAAGCAGGAAGTATTGAAGGGAATTGATCTGACCGTGGAACAGGGCGATGTCGTAGCGATCCTTGGACCGAGTGGATCAGGCAAAACAACGCTGCTGCGCTGCGTCAATTTTCTGGAACGTGCCGATGAGGGCGAGGTTCAGATCAGTGGATTGACCGTCGATTGCAAGCATGCACGCAAACATGACATTGTGCAGTTGAGACGAAAAACGGCGATGGTATTCCAGCATTATAATCTGTTCAAACACAAGACGGTGCTGGATAACGTAACGGAAGGTTTAATTATTGCCCAGAAAATGTCCAAAGCCGCTGCCCGTACGCGTGCCTTGCGCGTGCTTGAACAAGTCGGACTGTCTGCCAAAATCAATGAGTATCCAAGTATGTTGTCAGGTGGACAACAGCAACGGGTTGGCATCGCCAGAGCATTGGCACTGAATCCCGAAGTGATTTTGTTTGATGAACCGACCTCGGCGCTGGACCCTGAGCTTGTGGGAGAAGTGTTGTCTGTCATCCGCTCCATTGCTCAAGAGGGGATTACCATGATTGTAGTCACCCATGAAATGGGGTTTGCCCGTGAGGTGGCAAATCGGGTTGTTTTCATGGATGGAGGTTCCGTTGTGGAGGAAGGAACCCCGGAAGAGGTGTTTGTACGTCCCAAGCAGGAACGTACTCGCCAATTCCTCAGTCGATATTCTTCCGACTGGAGTTATGTCATCTGA
- the rpsN gene encoding 30S ribosomal protein S14, with translation MAKKSKVVREKQRQAIVAKYADLRRELKEKGDYEALQKLPRNASSTRLKNRCEVTGRPRGYLRKFKVSRIKFRELAHQGQIPGVTKSSW, from the coding sequence ATGGCTAAAAAATCTAAAGTGGTACGTGAGAAGCAACGTCAGGCGATCGTGGCCAAATATGCGGACCTGCGCCGGGAACTGAAGGAAAAAGGGGATTACGAGGCATTGCAGAAATTGCCGCGTAATGCATCTTCGACCAGATTAAAGAACCGTTGCGAAGTGACAGGCCGCCCGCGGGGTTATCTACGCAAGTTCAAGGTGTCTCGAATTAAGTTCAGAGAACTGGCTCATCAAGGTCAGATTCCTGGTGTAACAAAATCCAGCTGGTAA
- a CDS encoding GTP-binding protein, translating to MIQKQVPVTVLSGYLGSGKTTFLNHVLNNRQGLKVAVIVNDMSEVNIDAALVKGEATLSRTEEKLVELSNGCICCTLRDDLMQEIEKLVNEGKYDYILIESTGISEPVPVAQTFTYADEESGIDLTSLARLDCLVTVVDANRFWHEFGSGQSLLDRNQATGDEDTRDVVDLLIDQIETCDVLLLNKCDLVDDTELNKLEGIIRKLQPNAKIIRTENGQVNPSEILNTCRFDFEKVSISAGWIQELEKESHTPETEEYGIGSFVYRRRKPFHPSRLAEFMSYWPEEVVRAKGLVWLAAEGDVAASLSQAGPSIQFGPAGHWVAALPEADKEEILVNEPDFMEKWDAQWGDRQTELVMIGIEMERASIEDELDQCLLNDEEMLADWGHFDNPLPWPVEAV from the coding sequence ATGATACAAAAGCAAGTTCCGGTAACCGTACTGAGTGGTTACCTTGGTTCAGGAAAAACAACGTTTCTGAATCACGTGTTGAACAACAGACAAGGGCTCAAAGTTGCGGTGATCGTCAACGACATGAGTGAGGTGAACATTGACGCTGCGTTGGTCAAGGGGGAGGCAACCTTGTCTCGAACGGAAGAGAAGTTGGTGGAGCTGTCCAACGGCTGTATCTGCTGCACCTTGCGGGATGATCTGATGCAGGAGATTGAGAAGCTGGTGAACGAAGGCAAGTATGACTATATTTTGATCGAATCCACCGGAATCAGTGAACCTGTTCCAGTTGCACAGACCTTTACATATGCCGATGAGGAGTCGGGTATTGACCTGACTAGTCTGGCCCGATTGGATTGTCTGGTAACGGTGGTGGATGCCAATCGATTCTGGCATGAGTTTGGATCAGGACAGAGTCTTCTGGATCGTAACCAGGCGACCGGAGATGAGGACACCCGTGACGTTGTAGACTTGTTGATTGATCAGATCGAAACCTGTGATGTGCTGCTGCTGAACAAATGTGATCTGGTCGATGACACCGAGCTGAACAAGCTCGAAGGTATCATCCGGAAGCTACAGCCTAACGCCAAGATCATTCGGACTGAGAACGGACAGGTGAATCCGTCTGAGATTCTGAATACATGCCGCTTTGATTTTGAGAAAGTGAGCATTTCCGCTGGATGGATTCAGGAACTGGAGAAGGAGTCGCATACACCGGAAACCGAGGAATATGGTATTGGTTCCTTTGTCTATCGCCGTAGAAAGCCATTCCATCCTTCCCGTCTGGCTGAATTCATGAGTTACTGGCCGGAAGAAGTGGTACGTGCCAAAGGTTTGGTATGGCTCGCGGCCGAGGGGGATGTTGCGGCAAGCCTCAGTCAGGCAGGGCCATCCATTCAGTTCGGTCCTGCGGGACATTGGGTCGCGGCGTTGCCGGAAGCGGACAAAGAAGAGATTTTAGTTAACGAGCCGGATTTTATGGAAAAATGGGATGCCCAGTGGGGAGATCGTCAGACGGAGCTTGTCATGATTGGGATCGAAATGGAACGTGCCAGCATTGAAGACGAGCTGGACCAGTGTCTGCTCAATGATGAAGAAATGCTGGCTGACTGGGGCCATTTCGATAATCCACTGCCATGGCCTGTGGAAGCCGTATAA
- a CDS encoding amino acid ABC transporter permease: MGKSFDLSLVLDFIPELLRYLHITLIVLGGSIVLGLVGGVLLAVPRLYRIPVLSQLATLYVSFMRGTPILIKLFLVYYGLPELLKPIGIDLSRTDPLLFVIVTYALSDAASFAEIFRGAVRSVDKGQTEAAYAAGMTTFQSFRRIVVPQALIVAFPNMANTLIGSLKDTSLAFSIGVMDMVGRGQTLISATSHALEVYISLSVVYYVIVIVLEKGFAFAERRLQRHERKRVVHKPAIRAKRLKEVVQKVRF, translated from the coding sequence ATGGGAAAATCATTTGATCTGTCATTGGTTCTGGATTTCATCCCGGAACTGCTACGATATTTGCATATAACACTGATTGTACTGGGTGGTTCCATCGTGCTTGGACTGGTGGGCGGCGTGCTTCTGGCCGTTCCCCGGCTGTATCGGATTCCGGTACTAAGCCAGTTGGCTACCCTGTACGTCTCATTCATGCGGGGCACACCGATCCTGATCAAATTGTTCCTGGTGTATTACGGACTTCCCGAGTTGCTCAAACCCATTGGCATCGACCTGTCGAGGACCGACCCGTTGTTATTTGTCATTGTGACCTATGCGCTTAGTGACGCGGCATCCTTTGCCGAGATCTTTCGCGGAGCGGTGCGCAGTGTGGATAAAGGTCAGACGGAAGCTGCCTATGCTGCGGGTATGACCACATTCCAGTCTTTTCGGCGGATTGTTGTTCCGCAGGCACTGATTGTTGCTTTTCCGAACATGGCCAATACGTTAATCGGTTCATTGAAGGATACTTCTTTGGCCTTCTCCATTGGTGTCATGGATATGGTGGGCAGAGGGCAGACGTTAATTTCGGCTACATCGCATGCACTTGAAGTGTATATCAGTCTGTCTGTGGTCTATTATGTCATTGTTATTGTGCTTGAAAAAGGATTCGCCTTTGCAGAACGCAGACTCCAGCGTCATGAACGCAAAAGAGTTGTACACAAACCGGCAATTCGAGCCAAACGCCTGAAAGAGGTTGTTCAAAAAGTCCGCTTTTGA
- a CDS encoding helix-turn-helix transcriptional regulator produces MHVKEHIFLPKPVFPRHVCFPDFIGGYSDFPKHRVHREYGTTEINLDQCYNLHLVLEGKGFLDTGTTRYELTRGQGFLYGPGLRQTYYSDLNDPWSIRWIHFYGIRLEELLNGKGVDEPWLFQCSNFPVVTALMDRLLELGRGYQVEDEHSVAATLYELLTRLQSAASQINVSLNHTSERIREAGNYIRSHSNEHITLDHAAGIAGYSTTYFSRKFSQTFGISFPEFLMESRLLHAKQLLATTNLSIKQITLETGFSQSSYFIRCFKTQENVTPMQFRMMHNHSL; encoded by the coding sequence ATGCACGTGAAAGAACACATCTTTCTCCCCAAGCCGGTTTTCCCCAGACATGTATGCTTTCCCGATTTTATTGGAGGGTACAGTGACTTTCCGAAACATCGTGTACATCGAGAATATGGCACAACCGAAATCAATTTGGATCAATGCTATAATCTGCACCTTGTACTTGAAGGTAAAGGATTTCTGGACACGGGAACCACTCGTTATGAGCTAACACGAGGGCAGGGATTCCTCTACGGTCCCGGTCTCAGACAAACCTACTATTCAGATTTGAATGACCCTTGGAGTATTCGTTGGATTCACTTCTACGGTATTCGTCTCGAAGAACTGTTAAATGGAAAAGGCGTTGACGAGCCCTGGCTGTTTCAATGTTCCAACTTTCCGGTGGTTACCGCGCTCATGGATCGATTGCTGGAGCTAGGCAGAGGCTATCAGGTTGAGGACGAGCACAGTGTGGCAGCTACTCTATATGAGCTTCTGACCCGATTGCAATCCGCAGCGAGCCAAATCAATGTTTCTTTAAATCACACTTCAGAGCGAATTCGAGAAGCAGGGAATTATATTCGTTCCCATAGTAACGAGCACATTACACTTGACCACGCTGCCGGGATTGCCGGATACAGTACAACATACTTTAGCCGAAAGTTCAGTCAGACGTTTGGAATCTCCTTCCCTGAATTCCTGATGGAATCCAGGTTATTACATGCGAAACAGCTGCTCGCAACAACCAACCTTTCCATTAAACAAATTACGCTGGAAACGGGATTTTCACAGTCAAGCTATTTCATCCGCTGTTTCAAAACCCAGGAAAACGTAACACCTATGCAATTTCGAATGATGCACAATCATTCGTTATAG
- a CDS encoding DUF3024 domain-containing protein, with the protein MNGYIHEKVPAPLRTMVKLTYEMNDNELILTEERPAEERYQWDKMHIARFYWEENQWKVYARDEQSSWNPVDVITPCSDFENVLEQVERDEAGLFWRT; encoded by the coding sequence ATGAACGGATATATTCACGAGAAGGTACCCGCGCCACTACGTACGATGGTGAAGTTGACATATGAGATGAATGACAATGAATTAATCCTAACCGAAGAAAGACCCGCCGAGGAACGGTATCAATGGGACAAGATGCATATTGCCCGATTTTACTGGGAAGAAAATCAGTGGAAAGTGTATGCCAGAGATGAACAGAGCAGCTGGAATCCGGTAGATGTTATTACACCTTGTTCCGATTTTGAGAATGTGCTTGAACAGGTGGAAAGGGATGAGGCTGGGCTGTTCTGGCGTACGTGA
- the modA gene encoding molybdate ABC transporter substrate-binding protein, protein MRKRIGYVLGSMSLGLALVLAGCGANTGTTDTSTGAEQTTSTPAASGESSSAGNTDPQETVDLTISAAASLTDAMKEIETNYELANPYIELNFNFGASGALQQQIEQGAPADVFVSAATKNMNALVDENLIASGDQKNLLQNSLVAIVPVDGTHTVTSETDLTSDSIKTVAIGIPESVPAGTYAKEALTNAKLWDELESKLVQGKDVRQVLQYVETGNADAGFVYKTDALTSDQVKIAFEVDKNSYTPANYPIGIIEGTKHRTEAEQFYAYLQTPEVLDIFARYGFTIPE, encoded by the coding sequence ATGAGAAAGAGAATCGGATATGTGTTGGGAAGTATGTCACTGGGACTGGCTCTTGTATTGGCTGGTTGCGGCGCAAACACGGGCACTACGGATACATCCACAGGTGCAGAACAAACGACCTCAACGCCAGCGGCATCAGGTGAAAGTTCATCAGCAGGAAATACCGATCCGCAGGAAACGGTAGATCTGACAATCTCTGCGGCGGCCAGTCTGACCGATGCGATGAAAGAGATTGAAACCAATTATGAGTTAGCTAATCCTTATATAGAACTTAATTTTAACTTTGGCGCCTCGGGTGCCTTGCAACAGCAGATTGAACAGGGTGCCCCGGCTGATGTCTTTGTATCGGCGGCAACAAAAAATATGAATGCGCTAGTGGATGAAAACCTGATTGCATCGGGCGATCAGAAGAATCTGCTACAGAATTCACTGGTGGCCATAGTGCCAGTAGATGGGACCCACACAGTAACCAGTGAAACGGATCTCACCAGCGACTCCATCAAGACGGTAGCCATTGGTATTCCGGAAAGTGTTCCTGCGGGAACCTATGCCAAGGAAGCTCTTACCAATGCCAAGCTGTGGGATGAACTGGAAAGCAAGCTTGTGCAGGGGAAAGACGTTAGACAGGTTCTTCAATATGTAGAGACAGGCAATGCAGATGCAGGATTTGTATATAAAACGGATGCTCTTACTTCGGATCAGGTGAAAATTGCGTTTGAGGTGGACAAGAACAGCTACACACCAGCCAACTATCCAATAGGCATTATTGAAGGAACCAAACACCGTACAGAGGCCGAACAATTTTATGCGTATTTACAAACCCCTGAAGTGCTCGATATCTTCGCTAGATACGGATTCACAATTCCGGAATGA
- the modB gene encoding molybdate ABC transporter permease subunit yields the protein MNVNAIDWSVFWSPVRLSLQVALLSSVVATVLGIAIAWKMSRSSFRGKILLETAFMLPLVLPPTVVGFLLLVILGRKSLFGQWIEAIFSAPVIFTWWAAVIASVVVAFPLVYQTMKSGFSGVDRDLEDAGRSIGANEWQVFRYISLPLAGRALMTAFILGFARALGEFGATLMIAGNIPGKTQTVPTAIYVAVDSGNQTMAWAWTVSIIIISFLMLLMTRQQRDGKND from the coding sequence ATGAATGTGAACGCCATAGACTGGTCCGTATTCTGGTCACCGGTGCGCCTATCTCTTCAGGTAGCGTTATTATCCAGCGTAGTGGCCACTGTGCTCGGAATTGCGATAGCCTGGAAGATGTCACGTTCTTCATTTCGGGGAAAGATTCTGCTGGAAACGGCATTTATGCTACCGCTAGTCCTTCCTCCGACGGTGGTTGGATTTCTGTTACTTGTCATATTGGGGCGTAAAAGTCTGTTTGGACAATGGATTGAAGCCATATTCTCCGCACCGGTTATTTTCACCTGGTGGGCTGCGGTGATTGCTTCGGTGGTGGTTGCTTTTCCACTCGTGTATCAGACGATGAAATCGGGATTCAGTGGTGTGGATCGTGATCTGGAGGATGCGGGTCGTTCGATTGGGGCGAATGAGTGGCAGGTCTTTCGTTACATTTCCTTGCCGCTCGCAGGCAGAGCATTGATGACCGCCTTCATCCTGGGCTTTGCCCGGGCACTCGGTGAATTCGGAGCCACACTTATGATTGCAGGCAATATTCCGGGCAAAACACAAACGGTACCCACGGCAATCTATGTCGCTGTGGATTCGGGCAATCAGACCATGGCTTGGGCATGGACTGTTTCCATTATTATCATCTCGTTTCTCATGTTACTGATGACCAGACAGCAGCGAGATGGAAAAAATGACTGA
- a CDS encoding transporter substrate-binding domain-containing protein — translation MQKFRTALLFITMLAVLAGCSTGTASNDSESASAAGDTKVKKIIVGTGTQFPNVCFIDENGKLTGYDVELIREIDKRLPEYEFEFSTMDFKNLLLSLETKKIDLIAHQMEVNDERQAKFLFNDEAYNIFPNKIVVSQKNEEVKSIEDLKGKKLIVGATSNAAVLAEKWNAANGNGIDIVYSGAGEDTITQIKTGRVDATISTQFAIDYQNKAVDAQLKTVGDALSNSKVYFILNKDEQELKTKVDEALKAIKEDGTLGKLSTEWLGADYTVEE, via the coding sequence ATTCAAAAATTCCGGACAGCACTGCTGTTCATTACAATGCTGGCGGTACTGGCTGGATGCAGCACAGGAACTGCAAGTAATGATTCAGAATCTGCTTCGGCAGCAGGCGACACCAAAGTGAAAAAGATCATTGTAGGAACAGGTACACAGTTTCCGAATGTCTGCTTCATTGATGAGAATGGCAAGTTAACAGGTTATGATGTGGAACTGATCCGGGAGATCGACAAACGTTTGCCTGAGTATGAATTCGAATTCAGCACGATGGATTTCAAAAATCTGCTGCTGAGTCTGGAAACGAAAAAAATTGACCTGATCGCTCACCAGATGGAAGTGAATGATGAGAGACAGGCCAAGTTCCTGTTTAATGATGAAGCCTATAATATTTTTCCAAATAAAATCGTCGTAAGTCAGAAAAATGAGGAAGTAAAATCGATTGAGGATCTCAAAGGAAAAAAACTGATTGTTGGTGCTACAAGTAATGCGGCTGTACTTGCTGAGAAATGGAATGCAGCGAACGGCAACGGGATTGATATCGTTTATTCCGGAGCGGGTGAGGATACCATTACTCAGATTAAAACAGGCCGGGTGGATGCCACCATCAGCACTCAGTTTGCCATTGATTATCAGAATAAGGCGGTTGATGCTCAGCTGAAAACGGTAGGAGATGCCCTCTCTAACTCCAAAGTGTACTTTATTCTGAACAAAGATGAGCAGGAGCTCAAAACCAAAGTGGACGAAGCACTCAAAGCGATCAAAGAAGATGGAACGTTAGGCAAACTGAGCACAGAGTGGCTTGGAGCTGACTATACGGTTGAAGAGTAG
- a CDS encoding substrate-binding domain-containing protein produces MTEEQSYTTEEISKLLKISKLTVYDLIKKGDLVAYRVGKQMRIDATDLEAYKRRSKQLQSSAQRIPAPHQTSASGTQPGQDDFQGTSLQSTIPVGSAHVITPASSAHSMTALSRHLVITGQDVSLDILMRHIEKQTRDIRPLRSFMGSLDGLISMYRGESDLVSTHLLDGDTGEYNLPYIRKILTGRSYVVVNLLSRPAGLYVQRGNPQNLQNWTDLSKPELRLANREIGSGARVLLDEQLRLHGIPAAGLIGYQVEETSHMGVAAKVSSGEADVGVGIEKAARLVGQVDFIPLIQERYDLVMLRKQGNEAWTESVLRILQSPEFRQELQSFEGYDVSRTGEILYEA; encoded by the coding sequence ATGACGGAGGAGCAATCCTACACAACCGAAGAAATATCCAAGCTGCTCAAAATATCAAAACTGACGGTCTATGACCTAATCAAAAAAGGAGACCTCGTCGCATACCGTGTAGGTAAACAAATGCGAATTGATGCAACCGATCTGGAGGCATATAAACGTCGCTCCAAGCAACTTCAGTCCTCAGCTCAGCGTATCCCGGCTCCTCATCAGACCTCGGCATCAGGAACTCAGCCAGGTCAGGATGATTTTCAGGGAACTTCCTTACAATCGACTATACCCGTTGGGTCTGCGCATGTGATTACTCCAGCGAGTTCTGCTCATTCAATGACTGCTTTATCACGGCATCTGGTCATAACAGGTCAGGATGTCAGTCTGGATATTCTAATGCGCCATATAGAAAAACAAACTCGGGACATTCGTCCGCTACGCTCGTTCATGGGTAGTCTGGATGGGCTTATCTCGATGTATCGCGGTGAGTCCGATCTGGTCAGCACCCATCTGCTCGACGGAGATACCGGTGAGTATAATCTGCCGTATATTCGCAAAATTCTGACGGGACGATCTTATGTTGTGGTGAACTTGCTATCACGACCTGCCGGACTGTATGTACAACGTGGTAATCCACAGAACTTGCAGAATTGGACCGATCTGAGCAAGCCTGAACTGAGACTAGCTAATCGGGAGATAGGTTCTGGTGCGCGAGTATTGCTGGATGAGCAACTTCGACTGCATGGAATTCCTGCCGCAGGTCTGATCGGATATCAAGTCGAAGAAACCAGCCACATGGGCGTGGCGGCCAAAGTCAGTTCAGGAGAAGCTGATGTCGGAGTTGGCATTGAGAAAGCTGCACGACTTGTGGGACAGGTTGATTTTATCCCGCTCATTCAGGAACGTTATGATCTGGTCATGCTTAGGAAGCAAGGTAATGAAGCTTGGACAGAATCTGTCCTGCGAATTCTCCAATCGCCGGAGTTCAGACAGGAACTGCAATCATTCGAGGGATATGATGTATCCCGGACAGGTGAGATTTTGTACGAAGCATAG
- a CDS encoding amino acid ABC transporter permease produces MSIDLQFIYTSFFQILKALPLTLVITIVPLIAGFGIGLATALIRIYRVRWIHRIADFYVSFLRGTPMLMHLFLIYYGIPMIIDKLSERYGWAFQSSSIPILVFVLIAFSLTAGAYMSEIIRSGILAVDIGQMEAAHAVGMSTFQALRRIIIPQAIGAVLPNLCSMFVGFLHGSTLAFTVSQMDILGKADVVASVSLKFLEAFIAAAFIYWGLTIIAERITALLERRVAVYSKGGVS; encoded by the coding sequence ATGTCGATTGATCTCCAGTTTATCTATACATCTTTTTTTCAAATCCTGAAGGCATTGCCACTGACACTCGTCATTACGATTGTTCCGTTGATTGCAGGCTTCGGAATCGGTCTGGCTACAGCTCTAATCCGTATCTATCGCGTGCGGTGGATTCACCGCATTGCTGACTTCTACGTTTCATTCTTGCGTGGAACACCGATGCTGATGCATCTATTCCTCATCTATTACGGTATTCCGATGATTATCGATAAGCTGTCGGAACGTTACGGTTGGGCTTTCCAATCCTCGTCGATTCCAATTCTCGTATTTGTACTGATTGCTTTCTCCCTCACTGCGGGCGCTTATATGTCCGAGATTATCCGTTCAGGCATTCTTGCTGTGGATATCGGCCAGATGGAGGCGGCTCACGCTGTAGGTATGAGCACATTCCAGGCTTTAAGGCGCATCATCATCCCTCAAGCGATCGGGGCGGTATTGCCTAACCTGTGCAGTATGTTTGTTGGGTTCCTGCATGGATCAACACTCGCTTTTACCGTGTCTCAGATGGATATACTCGGTAAAGCGGATGTGGTGGCATCCGTCAGTCTGAAGTTTCTGGAGGCCTTTATCGCCGCAGCGTTTATCTATTGGGGGCTGACCATCATTGCCGAGCGGATCACTGCTCTGCTTGAACGTCGGGTTGCCGTGTACAGCAAAGGAGGCGTGTCATGA